Genomic DNA from Bacteroidota bacterium:
TCTGTCTAATAACCCAAACCACCGATTAAATTTTTGCCAAATATAAGGACATTTCGGCTTTGCTTAAAAGTAATTTGCTTTTTTAGGTTGCGTTTTTCGAATTGCTTCTTCCAGTGATGTTGGAAAAATATATGCCTGTCTTCTGTCTTTTCCTTGTATAAATTTCATAGTATAAAAATAGAAATTATTACTTTGGTGGGAAATTATTTTTATCTACAAATTGTTGATTTTTTTAGACAGTCTGACGGTTTGAATATGGTGCCTGCCGCACTTTATTCAATACTTTTCTTTGGTTTCACAATTTTCAAATTTAACAAAATTTGTTTGTGAATGACGCACTGCGACATGCACTATATTATTTGTTAGCAAAAGTTATTTTTTGAATTTGCTTTGTTCAGGATTTCTTTGATTATCCCAAATAGAATGAATGGTTACTTGTTTTTGTGAAGGTTCATAAAATATTGAAAAGTCTCCCTCAAAAATTACTCTGATATTTTCTTCACTGGTTTTTATTCCAAGTCCAGGAAATTTTTTTAACAACTTTACGGTGGATTGTATGTGTTTGTTAACCTTAATGGAATAATTCTTATTCCCATTTCTTTTGAAATAAAAATCTAGAATTTCAAACAATTCAATTTTTGCATTGCTTGACCATTCTATACTTCTTTTAGCCATTCCTGAAATTCTTGATTTACTTGTTCATTCGAAAATACCTCCCCATTTGCAACTTGTCTTTTACTTTCAATAATTGCATCTTTTTGTTTTGAAGTCAAATGGTATATCTTACTATCAATCTTTGAGTCAAGAATTGTCATAATTGCTTCCAAGAAAGAATTGTCATTGATTTCACTAATTCTTTTAATCAGGATGTTTCTTAATTCTATAGTACTCATTTCTGTATTTTTTACAAAGTTACAATATTTTTAATTTAAAGTAAACAGGCTGAGTTGGTCTTATAATTTTTGCTAACGAGTGAATATAATGAACAATCATTATATTTCCATTATATATTTTGTTAAAAAATCCCATAATTCAAT
This window encodes:
- a CDS encoding type II toxin-antitoxin system RelE/ParE family toxin, giving the protein MAKRSIEWSSNAKIELFEILDFYFKRNGNKNYSIKVNKHIQSTVKLLKKFPGLGIKTSEENIRVIFEGDFSIFYEPSQKQVTIHSIWDNQRNPEQSKFKK